In Populus trichocarpa isolate Nisqually-1 chromosome 12, P.trichocarpa_v4.1, whole genome shotgun sequence, a genomic segment contains:
- the LOC7484404 gene encoding F-box protein PP2-A14: MGAGSSSLALESEGGSSPVRPNLDDIPESSVASILMHLDPPEICKLAKVNKTFHGASLADFVWETKLPSNYKYLVEKILGQSPESLSKKEIYARLCQPNCFEDGTKQVWLDKSSGKICVAVSYKALRITGIDDRRYWNHISSEESRFNTIAYLQQIWWLEVVGELEFEFPAGTYSLFFKLQLGKTSKKFGRRACNVDQVHGWGAKPVRFQLSTSNGQQASSECYLHQQGNWGHYRVGDFVVDNKNTPMKLKFSMMQIDCTHTKGGVCLDSVLICPSEFREKLKQF, translated from the exons ATGGGAGCTGGCTCGTCTAGTTTGGCCTTGGAAAGTGAGGGAGGTTCTTCTCCAGTAAGACCTAATCTTGATGATATCCCAGAAAGTAGTGTTGCTTCTATTCTTATGCACTTGGATCCTCCTGAGATATGCAAACTAGCCAAGGTGAACAAGACTTTTCATGGTGCTTCTTTGGCTGATTTTGTGTGGGAAACAAAGCTTCCATCAAACTATAAGTATCTTGTAGAGAAGATTTTAGGTCAGAGTCCTGAGAGTTTGAGCAAGAAAGAGATCTATGCAAGATTGTGTCAACCTAATTGCTTTGAAGATGGCACCaag CAAGTTTGGTTGGATAAAAGTAGTGGCAAGATTTGTGTAGCTGTTTCTTATAAGGCATTAAGGATAACTGGGATAGATGATCGAAGATATTGGAATCATATTTCATCTGAGGAATCCag GTTCAACACAATTGCGTATCTTCAACAAATATGGTGGCTTGAAGTAGTGGGAGAATTAGAGTTTGAATTTCCAGCAGGAACTTATAGCCTATTCTTCAAGCTCCAACTGGGAAAAACCTCGAAAAAATTTGGCCGACGAGCCTGTAATGTCGATCAAGTTCATGGTTGGGGTGCTAAACCTGTCCGATTTCAGCTTTCAACATCGAATGGCCAGCAAGCCTCATCAGAATGTTACTTGCATCAACAAGGAAACTGGGGGCATTACCGTGTTGGTGATTTTGTTGTTGACAACAAAAATACCCCAATGAAGCTCAAATTTTCCATGATGCAGATTGATTGTACACATACTAAAGGTGGTGTGTGCTTAGATTCTGTGTTGATATGTCCTAGTGAATTTAGAGAAAAGTTGAAGCAATTTTAA